The genomic region aaaaattaacagcaaacaacttcaaactcataaacatccaaattctttttcatatgtcaacaaacttcattactcaatgcttttggttatcatgacttatcaaagtagttaagtagttaagtaaatcaaccataagaacataaccacaaaaactttcaccacttgatacaaatatttttgacgtagaaacccaaatgggaaaaatcacggtgagatgagactcacaagataactatttgaactcttctgaagttcgccctgttaggagcctagcctgttaaagctttacaaaagtcctgttaagaactgatcttgttaggaatcacttggttaagggatcgactacaatgccttgttagaagtaataccctgtaaggagtaacctcggtagaggatttgaaaatccaagctaatggatcactttgttagaggatttgaatagcaccaaacttgttagagcttactcgattaggggatttcaattctgctgtaattgttagaaaacaacaagagtttgttgatctgtttggaTAACACtatacttgcttgttcagatccttttcatgctcctatctacctttactcaaactacagatatatcatccagttcgacaaccacacactcaactgatctttgccaactcttaaactaaacaacttcatcaaccttataaacaaatcagttaggttgataacacaacaaaaacctaattctcatagagattacaaacaagtcggttcaagaatgattgttggattacatagcattctctacacatcaatcaagaaaaccttgatcgctccttgatcatcgcttcatcgaacttagtaactcatcacgtgctttgcattatatgtaataaacttgctcattccctagacaaaaaccgttacatcaatgcaccaaaatcacttgaaattgtcttcatacaataatcatacgtgtcataatcattaccactcatcatcagatcattaaccaatataaccaattcaccaaacttaatcggttaggatttatcaaaaacaacatgtagggtttatcggttaccgATACAACTtccaaattcttcctactggttatagtttccttcactagctcatcctaccagttacaaaacaatattacaacaatatcaacaatattattaccggttaattgacatcaatgacaacttaacatatcattaatgcaatcttcatgcaaatgccaacatgccCAACAATAGACTTATTTTTTAGTACAATTAAGCATTTGTTCGACACCTTGTttcgaaaaagaaaaaaagattttaAAGGATAAGACAACAAATGAACAAACCTACATATCCTTGAAATAAATAACAAAATTATGTATCTTTTTCTAATTGTGACAATTGTATCTCAACAACCAACAACAAACATAACTTACAAGTTTAAATAAATTCAGTATATTCTAAATTTATCATCTTCATACATGATAAAAACATTTTGTATAACTTTCAAGTTCAAATAATTAAGTATCCAACAGCAGCCGACGCGTATCTTGAAACCTGGTGGGCTTTTTGTGACGGCATGCAATTCAAATGAAATCGAATTGCAATAGGTTCTGTATGGGTTAACTGAATTCCAAGCAGTAATAAATAAAGTCGTTTGTTAAAAGAAAGAAAACTGGCGCAGAGTGAAAGATTTGCATACGGAAAATGAACAGCAGAAGAAAAATAGCCAGGGTTTCTATTTTTTTAAGCCCTATACAGCTAGGCTTTTATTCTTCCTCCGTCCTCCATTCGTCTGCAGTCAAAACATGTAAAACCTACTTTTTGTTTGCCTTATTTAATATGAACTGAAGTATTTCCTTTTTCCTTATCAGTTTGCAAAGTTTATTTTGTTGCTGTCTCAAACTCATTTTAATTATCAAAATAATGAACGTTTTTTCAGCTTCAAGACAAATGTCGCCATCTCTGTTGAGAAATCCTGCGTACAGAGAGCGAAAATATCAGATTCAGCCCAGAATAGCCTTTGCATTGGTTGTTTATTCAAATATTTTTCGCTGCACAAATATGGCACTTGCAAAGCATTTTACTTCTGCGAGCAATCTTGAGATTACAGAATTAGGATTTGGAGAGGGAAGAAACAAAAACAAGGAGGAGGTAGATGGCTATCAAACGATGAATTCGGGTTTAAATGGCAAAAAGATTGATGACGGTTTACGTTCTGATCGCTCAGTAGAAAACGAGGCCTCCGTGCTTCATAGAACTTTTATGATTAACCACAAAGACCCTAATCCCTACCCTGGCACTAGCACATCTATATATGATGTCACCATGGGTATGAGAAATATCAAGATGAACCCTCTTAAGCATAATTCTAAACCAAACCCTAACTCTAATTCAACTGCAAATATTGCAGAATTAGGGCTAGGGAAGATGGATGAAGATAATTTGATAAGTTCAGGCGTAGCTGGCTCAGAGAATAGTGAAGTTGGTGGTAACCTAAATCCTGATTGGACCCCATCTGCCAATAATGCTGCCGTTAAGCCTAAGAGAACTTTACTGCCTAATCCTAAATCAGGGTTTGGAAAGATGGATGAAGACGAATTGATGTGTCCAGGACTAGGCAACAATAAACTTGTCAACAGTTTAAACTCTGATCAACCAACAACAAATAGTGTCTCTGTGCCTAAGAGAGTTATCGAGACTAGCTCTTATTGTAGTCATAAACCACACGCCAATCCCAGTTCGGCGGTAAATGATTCTTCCAGGATTTTGAGACTTTTCAAGAATATCTtggataatcctaacactaaccttGAACAGCTCCTTAATGGGCAGGGGTTAGTTGTTTCAGAGGACATGGTGCTGCAGGTATTTTCTTTCCTGAAAAACGATTGGAACTCTGCTATGTTTTTCTTTTCTTGGGCCAACAAACAGCCAGGGTATAGACATGGTACCGAAGCTTATAATGCAATGCTGGATATTCTAGGCAAGCATAAGTGTTTTGTGACCATGTGGAAGCTGGTGTTTGAGATGCACAAACATAATCCCTCTTTGGTCACAGATGAAACCTTCAGTATAGTGATAAGAAGATACGCAAGTGCCCACATGGTAGAAAGAGCAATTGAAACATTCTACAGGCGGACGGAATTTGGCCTGAAACTCAATGCACCAGCGTTTCAAGTTCTTCTGGATGCTCTTTGCAAAGCTAGACATGTCCAAGAAGCAGAGGCTTTGTTTAATCTGAAGCAGAAGGAATTTAAACCTGTTATGAAGAGCAGGAACATAATTCTCAATGGATGGTGTGGTTTCCCAAATTTGAGGGAGGCAAAGAGGTTCTGGGATGAGATGAGCAAGAAGGGATGTAAGCCGAATTTGATAACATACTCTACTTATATAAGTGCTTTGGCAAAAAAGAGCAAACTGAATACAGCTCTGACATTGTTTGGGCAAATGTGGGACAAGGGATGCATTCCAGATGTCCCACTTTGCAATGCCATATTAGATGCTCTTTGCTTGAAAAAGGGAATTCCTGCGGCTCTGGATGTGTTTGTTGAAATGAATGAACATGGTTGTCTTCCAGATGCAGTGACATATAATACGTTGATAAAACATATCTGTGATGCTGGGAGCGTTGATAAGGCCTATGAGCTCTTGGATGAAATGCAAAGAAGAGGTTGCACTCCAAATGTCAGAACCTATCATTATTTCTTTCGTGCTGCTACAACACCTGAGAAGGCTTTGAAGGTTTTTCAGAGAATGGTAAAAACTGGCTGTATGCTCACCAGTGACACTTATAATTTGCTGTTGAAAATGTTACTTGGTTGGAATGAAATTGACAAGGTCCTTGTACTGTGGGATGATATGGAGAAAAGTGGCATGGGCCCAGATCAGCGATCTTATACTGTGATGGTCCATAGCCTCCATGAAAAGGGAAAATTCAATGAGGCATACAGGTATTATAACGAGATGAGAGCAAAAGGTTTCTTGCCTGAACCCAAAACCAAGTTACTTGTCAATGCAATGGAAGTCAATGCAAAAGGGAGCATGCAATGCAAAAGTTTTTCTCAAAAGAATGCCTACAAAAGACAAATTGAATGGTAAAGTCAAAGCGAGATAACTTCTTGACTACAGGTGAGTTAGTTCTACGTATAGTTTGTCACATGGCAACAATTTTTTCACAAAACAGTACTCTTAAATTATTGGAATGAAAATTTGGCGCTTTATGAGAGATGGCAAAATTAACTTTAATTGTTGGAATTTTTGTATAATATCCTTTAAGCTGAAGTGCTGAATCCCCTCCTGGTGTTACTGTCAGATCAAGCTCCGAAAGGTGATTTGAAATGAAATTcactttagctctgataccatttgtgtTGGAAGGTATGTTAATGCTGACTCAATTGAAGGTCAGTTTatctttcttatttaattaatggtaaCTTTTTTTGTAACAGCTTTTTGTCTCGTCTAAAATATTGGTTGTTTTTTCAAAATTAACTATGCACTAAAATTCATACAAATGCCACATTTGTAATTTGTCTGAAAAATTTATAACTGATCATTATACCACGGGCAGTTGCATGTTGGATTGTGCTGTAAATTCTAGTTTTATGTGAATTTTATCGCCATTTGATCCATctgttgaaataatagctagttcgGATCAAATATAAGTATTACTTGTATTGGGCCGAACCCAAACGCATTATGTAACTTGTAACCATTAAGGATTGGTCCCACCGAAGCACATAAAACACATCAAGGGCAAAATCAAATGTAACTTGTATTAAACCTGGCCCTAAATGTAACGTGTGGAAGCTGTTTCAATGTAACTTGGGGCTGACCCTATATTGGGCGCCAAGGTTAGgacattatattattattatttgttcttCTTGAGCCGACCTAAGGTGAATTAGGTGTCAAGGTTACATATATATACAAGGACAATCATTCAGTCATATACACATTAAGCACATATGATCAAGCATGGTCAAGTGAATATTATGATCTGCATTATACCTAGCGAATTAATCAATCTGATTGAAGTGAATCTGCATTTCATGGCTGAGCGAAATTGTGTTCAATCTGAACAGTGAACTCATCTTGCACTTACTGGTCACTCCATCAGATCCGAATCTGATTCTATTGCTGTGCAACATGTGCAGACATTTGTCTTCCTAAATAGTGCAAATCTGATTATGGAGGTTGTGTGAACTTGCATGCTATTCGAGCTGTAAACTGTCATCATTCAGATCCGAACCTGGACATTATTGAGGGCAGACCTGTGCGAACTTGTTGAGAGCTTTGCTGGGTGAGATTGAGCAGTAATTATCTTCCTATATGATGCCGAAGTTCTGCACATGATCAGGCGAATTAGGGCCTGCACATCAGAGGTTTGATTGGGAAAAGTTCTGCCCTAGCTATCAGATAGGTAATCTGATCTATTGTAATCTGCTCATAATAAAAAGGTTCTGATCTTGATCTTTGATGTTGGGTTTTTcttccaagagggaggttttcccaggatatattgTGTTTTGTGTCTCTTGTGTGTTTACATTTAAGTAAATTTCTGAGTTTACTTAAATCTGATCACCaaaactaacatggtattagagtaggTTCCTTCTATGAAGCATAACAGCTTGAAGGTAGATCTTGTATTACTTCTTTTGCAGGACTAGGGCTAGCATGAATCAACAACGAATCTGGACAATATACCTGCTTGTCAAATGGAGGGCATCGATGGGGCCATAACAAGAATATGAAGGGTTCAATCTTTGTATACAGTTGTTCTTACTCCTCTACCCTCGTTTGCTAACCTCTGCTAAGAAAGGTTTGGAGACTTGTATCTGCCTGCCTTCTTGTTATTGGTATTAGTTCTTTTCTACAACCCTAGTTTGGGATCTTAATTAGTGCACAGGGTTCTCTTGCTTGTTAACTATTTTATCAGAGAGTGCCTTCATATGTTGGTTTGTGCACTTGTTTCCTTCTAGCTTCAGATCTTAAGTATTTCTTTTATTCCATTAATGGCGGTATAATAGTCATCCTAAGGTTTGTAACTATCATCCTAGTTCGAGCTTTGTTCTCGCTTTAAGAATTTGTTCTAATCCTTAGTTCAGATTGTCTTACTCTCTATTTTGAGTATGTTTATCTCTCATCCTTCTTAATGTGATTTGCTATGAATATGCAATGATCCAAATTGATGCATTGATCTGAATATATCATCCTTGACACTTAATATTATCAGCATCTGTTGCAGATATAAAACTAGGAGTATCCTGACGGATATACCAGCAAGCATAAATAGGAAGATTGAAAGATGAATGAAATTTATAGGAGATTTAGAAATATGGAACATTAGTTGAAAACATATAATGAGTAGTGTCCTTTAATCATTGGTGTGATAGGCATGTAAAGGTAAGATGCCTTAGTCATCCTATTCACTAGCTATGCCTAATGATGGCTTTACTATCTTCATATTATGATTTGATCCTTTATGatacttgctgcatagttttgATGCACCGTATTCTATCTAAAATGTTCAATAGTCTTGTTGCTCTGGAATTATATACTCTTATGGTGTCTCTTGATTTGCATCAAATCTTTTAACATCGTATGGACTGTATTTTCTGTTCTATAAGTGTTTTATGTTTGGATAAGGTTGTCATGTAGGGTTGTGACTGTGCAACTCTTGGTTCTCATTAGCTCTTCCTAAAGCTCTCATGATCTTTGTTATACTTTcattgtagccttgctttgttgcTCTTGTGTAGAGGACTGCTTTTAGCTCTAATGTATTATCTGTCATGACTTTCACTGTCTTGTTACATAATATTCATTGTGATATCTATCTCTTCAATACTGCCTATTACATTTTGAACTAAGTAttctcttgatgatgaaacctaagatCAATGAGGTATCTAACTTAGTTCTTTTGATCACATGTTTGTGTTCAACTACATTGTGTATCTTTTGAGTGGTTGATACTCATATTTGATTTTACGCACTGGCTGGAAAGACAATTTGGCTTATATACCTTGCTTATGGATTTTGTGATATTTTGGATTGTCAAAGTTTTTCTGAAGTCATCCACTTGCCTTAATTTTCTGATCAGATCAGGCACGGCTATCTCTCTGTTATGGAAAACAATTTTTACATTAAAGAATGTTGTGTAGTGAGGGAAGTTGATCATATTCTTTGGACTAGCAATGTACAAAATCCTTGTGTTATACTAATTGTTTTGAACAATCTTTGCATATGTTGTCAATGGTGGAAGTCCAGTCAATAAAGAGATAAGTTATCTTACATTTTCATGAATTTTCTTGTTAATTCATTCTATTGGGATATTGAATCATGTTTGATCCTAACATTGATGCTTCTATTCAAGATAGTCTTGAACTATCATGCCTTCAAGCGTCAGAGGGAGCTTGGTAATTAGAGCTTGCACAAACTCTCAGTTCAGTccttcacttgaaggtatgccATGATCATAAGGATTGTGCTATGGGTCCATTTCGTAAAAGTGAAGTAAAGAAAAGATTGACATGTCTCATTTTTATGGAAACTTAGTTGGTTGCTTTCATTAGTTGATTCTTATTACAATCTTATATTAAGAATCAAGAGGGAGTTCcatgttccctacaatcctcagtaaTTGTGTTAATAGAAGTATTGAGAAATATGAAGCTAGATGTATAGCTCTTGGTTATAAGGAAACACTTGCTTTTGTTGCTAGATATACTAATATTAGAATCATTATAGCTAATGTTGTAGCTAAAGGCTAGAAGTTGGATATAAAGACTACTTTTCTTAATTGAATAATCAGAAGAATATGAGATTCAAGAtagagaatctcatgtgtgcagattgaagaaaactcTATACGACCTCAAGCAGGCTCTTCGAGCTTGGTACAAAAAGAATTGATAAGTATTCGAttagtttaggattttgcaagaatgatgctgattctaacctttactttaaaagtattcaatagtgaaatgctaattctgtttttttttatatatgtggatgatttatttctaactgttggagatagtctcatcattagatgtaagaaagaattagccactaaatttggaatgaaggatctaGGCTTAATGCATTATTGTCTAggactagaagtatggcaaagatcttatCCTTGGTCAAGAAAAATATGCCATTGATATGATGGATTGCAAACCTATGTCTATTCTTATAGAAATTGAGTTTATTTGCAGCTAACTCATGAACAAACCtaagcatgttcatcttgttgcaaccAAGGATATCCTTAGATATTTGCGAGAAACAGTTGGCTACGGGCTAAATTATCCAATCAATAGTGTCATTTCCTTGGAAGACTACTTTGATTCCGACTGGGAAGAATGTATTACTGACAAGGACACTTTAGGAATCTGTTGCAGGTTGGGTTCAGCCGTGATCTCTTGTGCCAGTGGTTTTGGTGTTAAATGAAATGGtgaattttcatgtgatttttattatgtggttaataaatttattagtggaaatcaaggcatgaaataggaactcaaattggttaatttggatatattttggaaatgaattaaatgcctgttaggaattcatgtttaatCGGTTGAGTgatttcattcctgatggaatattgatttggaaattgataagatgtgactgctggaaaagaatgttttatttaattttcaatcaatgatgttgcaagtgcttatgatgctgatttttctcaaagattgtctaagtgcgGATTTGTGAATTAGCTGTCCTTGCAAGTGTTCATTGTGTTatttttggtctgtggttcagtcgtcctgtggtggcgtatttggtacctttgaccaagtgatatatgttggctttgttgtcttaaccatgtagtgtctttgccttatggttaaccaagagtcagtatgtccttgtttgaccacttgtttttgatagTGGTGGTTATGGCTGTCtactttgccatagggtcctcggggagtgaccatgcttgtttagtgtcctttgagagagtggctttcgcttgggggttgcgcccaaagtggtaggcattacgacctagcgaaagtcagataataattgGTAAACTAATGAATTGATTAAGTGGGTAGTTTCATAACATTAgcaagataattgtacctcgcgcctgggtgagtgcttgtattgaggctcatcaTGTTGTgaaaaggcctggaatggcaaaccgaccaccttgtcttcacgaaaggctggtagggttcgcatgagacttagttggaaccggaggctcaggagaggttactaggacagtgagccgggacctatggaggctgtaccatggtgtCCGTCTTAAGCTATGCATGAcactctcatttggttcacttgtgtatttgtgatgttgagtcacctggattttgtggagtcatattgtgctgtcatggagtcgtattgttttgtcgaccatgtcatgcttatgcttgtttgagggtcctcagctatctcctagcacggtggggtgattccattttggg from Cryptomeria japonica chromosome 3, Sugi_1.0, whole genome shotgun sequence harbors:
- the LOC131068605 gene encoding putative pentatricopeptide repeat-containing protein At3g15200 — translated: MNSRRKIARVSIFLSPIQLGFYSSSVLHSSAVKTSSRQMSPSLLRNPAYRERKYQIQPRIAFALVVYSNIFRCTNMALAKHFTSASNLEITELGFGEGRNKNKEEVDGYQTMNSGLNGKKIDDGLRSDRSVENEASVLHRTFMINHKDPNPYPGTSTSIYDVTMGMRNIKMNPLKHNSKPNPNSNSTANIAELGLGKMDEDNLISSGVAGSENSEVGGNLNPDWTPSANNAAVKPKRTLLPNPKSGFGKMDEDELMCPGLGNNKLVNSLNSDQPTTNSVSVPKRVIETSSYCSHKPHANPSSAVNDSSRILRLFKNILDNPNTNLEQLLNGQGLVVSEDMVLQVFSFLKNDWNSAMFFFSWANKQPGYRHGTEAYNAMLDILGKHKCFVTMWKLVFEMHKHNPSLVTDETFSIVIRRYASAHMVERAIETFYRRTEFGLKLNAPAFQVLLDALCKARHVQEAEALFNLKQKEFKPVMKSRNIILNGWCGFPNLREAKRFWDEMSKKGCKPNLITYSTYISALAKKSKLNTALTLFGQMWDKGCIPDVPLCNAILDALCLKKGIPAALDVFVEMNEHGCLPDAVTYNTLIKHICDAGSVDKAYELLDEMQRRGCTPNVRTYHYFFRAATTPEKALKVFQRMVKTGCMLTSDTYNLLLKMLLGWNEIDKVLVLWDDMEKSGMGPDQRSYTVMVHSLHEKGKFNEAYRYYNEMRAKGFLPEPKTKLLVNAMEVNAKGSMQCKSFSQKNAYKRQIEW